A single genomic interval of Vicingaceae bacterium harbors:
- the atoA gene encoding succinyl-CoA--3-ketoacid-CoA transferase — protein MALTKEQIAMRIAKELKDGMYVNLGIGIPTLVANYIPKDIQVILQSENGLLGIGPFPYEGEEDPDLINAGKQTVTAIPGAAFFDSAMSFGMIRAGKIDLTVLGAMEVADNGDIANWKIPGKMVKGMGGAMDLVASARYIIVAMQHTNKAGESKLLRECTLPLTGKRCVKKIVTDLAVLEVTPNDGFRLLERAPGVSVDEIKAKTKGRLIVEGDIPEMQF, from the coding sequence ATGGCATTGACAAAAGAACAAATAGCAATGAGAATTGCCAAGGAGCTCAAAGATGGTATGTATGTCAACCTTGGCATAGGTATTCCTACATTGGTGGCCAATTATATTCCAAAAGATATACAAGTAATCTTGCAATCGGAAAACGGCTTGTTGGGAATAGGGCCCTTTCCATACGAAGGAGAAGAAGACCCCGATTTAATCAATGCCGGAAAACAAACAGTTACAGCCATACCCGGAGCTGCCTTTTTCGACTCAGCCATGAGTTTTGGCATGATTCGGGCCGGGAAAATCGATTTGACCGTGCTTGGGGCCATGGAAGTAGCCGACAATGGAGATATTGCCAATTGGAAAATTCCCGGTAAAATGGTTAAAGGCATGGGTGGGGCAATGGATTTAGTGGCTTCGGCCCGCTATATCATCGTTGCCATGCAACATACCAACAAAGCCGGTGAATCAAAATTGCTCAGGGAGTGCACATTGCCACTGACAGGCAAAAGGTGTGTCAAAAAAATTGTGACCGATCTCGCTGTTTTGGAAGTAACGCCCAATGATGGATTCCGTCTGTTGGAACGCGCACCGGGAGTGAGTGTGGATGAAATTAAGGCAAAAACTAAAGGGAGATTGATTGTAGAAGGAGATATCCCCGAAATGCAATTTTAA
- the mrcA gene encoding penicillin-binding protein 1A, with amino-acid sequence MKINWVKIIWGLFAIFWFSFAGILICAYKGWLFFDPLPDLEELENPVTNLASEIISSDNKVLGHYFRENRVNVNFHQISPYVVNALVATEDERFYQHPGIDVRSLARAIAKLGKSGGASTITQQLAKMMFTDPARNTFKRILQKIQEWIIAYRLEKMYTKEEILTMYLNRLDFVNHAVGIKSAAEIYFSKDPSELQLHEAAMLVGMAKNPSLFNPLRRPDTTLYRRNVVFAQMLRNKMITKEEFDSLKTLPLGLNFKSVDHKEGLAPYFREVLRLKLQELLQEKDPETGEFIIKKPNGKPYDFYKDGLRIYVTIDTRMQALAEKAVKEHLSKELQPALFKELKRRKNPPFDNRLSKKEIESILWTAIKRSELYRIYRGKECPNCHRRGGVLRIYKENGMQWAECTAEDCGNISRVVPEDSIWYYFEQPKQMRVFTWQGEIDTLMSPLDSIKYYKSFLQAGLMSIDPTTGYIYAWVGGIDYKHFAYDHVYQAKRQVGSTFKPIVYTVAIREGLSPCTEIPNIPYTFYKGEFGLLQDWTPKNSENDYGYNVTLKYGLANSLNTVTSWIMKKFGPQPVVELARNMGIESHLEPVPSLCLGVADISVFEMTGAFATFANKGIWIEPTYLLRIEDKHGNVIKEFKPRSKEAMDEKTAYIMLQMLKAVVDGAYNETKGKSTGTAMRLRGTPTESRPYVGFRNPIAGKTGTTQNNSDAWFIGLTPDLVTGVWVGAEDRSVRFSSTYYGQGANMALPIWGYYMKYVYAHPQLKISQGDFEKPDIPIDVPINCKEKTQMQNGYDIEF; translated from the coding sequence ATGAAAATTAATTGGGTAAAAATAATTTGGGGACTATTTGCCATATTTTGGTTTTCATTTGCCGGAATATTGATTTGTGCTTACAAAGGGTGGTTGTTTTTTGACCCATTGCCGGACCTTGAGGAATTGGAAAATCCCGTAACCAACCTTGCATCAGAAATTATTTCATCCGACAATAAAGTTTTGGGGCATTATTTCCGCGAAAACAGGGTTAACGTTAACTTTCATCAAATTTCACCTTATGTGGTGAATGCTTTGGTTGCCACCGAAGACGAAAGGTTTTATCAACATCCCGGCATTGATGTCAGATCTTTGGCCAGGGCAATAGCCAAGCTTGGCAAATCCGGCGGAGCCTCCACCATCACACAACAGTTGGCAAAAATGATGTTTACCGATCCTGCACGCAATACTTTCAAACGAATTTTGCAAAAAATTCAAGAATGGATCATTGCTTATCGTCTTGAGAAAATGTATACCAAAGAAGAAATCCTAACCATGTATCTAAACAGGTTGGATTTTGTGAATCATGCAGTGGGAATAAAATCGGCTGCTGAGATTTATTTTTCAAAAGATCCTTCCGAATTGCAATTGCATGAAGCTGCCATGCTCGTGGGAATGGCTAAAAATCCTTCATTATTTAATCCTTTAAGGAGGCCGGACACGACACTCTACAGACGCAATGTAGTATTTGCGCAAATGTTGAGAAATAAAATGATTACCAAAGAAGAGTTTGACTCATTAAAAACCTTACCGCTCGGATTGAACTTCAAGAGTGTGGATCATAAAGAAGGATTGGCCCCATATTTCAGGGAAGTGCTAAGGTTGAAACTTCAAGAACTATTACAGGAAAAAGATCCGGAAACCGGCGAGTTTATCATCAAAAAGCCAAATGGCAAGCCGTATGATTTCTATAAAGACGGACTCAGGATTTACGTCACAATTGATACGAGGATGCAAGCCCTGGCCGAAAAAGCAGTAAAAGAACATTTATCCAAGGAATTACAACCGGCTTTGTTTAAAGAACTTAAACGCAGGAAGAATCCCCCGTTTGATAACCGTTTGAGTAAGAAAGAGATTGAATCTATACTTTGGACAGCCATCAAACGTTCGGAATTGTACAGAATATACCGGGGTAAAGAGTGTCCCAATTGCCACCGTCGGGGAGGAGTGTTGCGAATTTATAAAGAGAACGGCATGCAATGGGCCGAATGTACGGCAGAAGACTGCGGAAATATTTCTAGAGTCGTACCTGAAGATTCTATTTGGTATTATTTCGAACAACCCAAACAAATGCGAGTGTTTACCTGGCAAGGAGAGATAGACACATTGATGTCGCCCCTTGATTCGATAAAATATTACAAAAGCTTTTTGCAAGCCGGTTTGATGTCGATAGACCCTACCACAGGATATATTTATGCCTGGGTTGGCGGTATCGATTACAAACATTTTGCATATGATCACGTATATCAGGCCAAACGTCAGGTTGGTTCAACATTTAAACCGATTGTTTATACGGTGGCTATTCGTGAAGGATTGTCCCCTTGCACCGAAATACCCAACATACCTTATACTTTCTATAAAGGAGAATTTGGATTGTTGCAAGATTGGACACCAAAAAATTCCGAAAACGATTATGGTTATAATGTTACGCTGAAATATGGATTGGCAAATTCGTTAAATACAGTAACCAGTTGGATCATGAAAAAATTTGGGCCACAACCTGTCGTTGAATTGGCTAGAAATATGGGTATCGAAAGTCATCTCGAACCCGTTCCGTCATTATGTTTGGGAGTGGCCGACATTAGTGTTTTTGAAATGACCGGAGCTTTTGCTACATTTGCCAATAAAGGTATATGGATCGAGCCGACTTATCTACTTAGAATAGAAGACAAGCACGGTAATGTGATTAAAGAATTTAAACCAAGGTCAAAAGAAGCCATGGACGAAAAAACTGCATACATCATGTTGCAAATGTTAAAAGCTGTAGTGGATGGTGCATATAATGAAACAAAAGGCAAGTCCACCGGAACAGCCATGCGATTAAGAGGCACACCCACCGAAAGCCGTCCTTACGTTGGGTTTAGAAATCCCATTGCAGGCAAAACCGGAACCACACAAAACAATTCAGATGCATGGTTTATCGGACTCACCCCTGATCTGGTCACGGGTGTTTGGGTGGGTGCTGAAGACAGAAGCGTGAGATTCTCTTCTACATACTATGGACAAGGTGCCAACATGGCATTGCCTATTTGGGGATATTACATGAAATATGTTTATGCTCATCCACAATTGAAAATATCTCAAGGAGATTTCGAAAAACCTGATATCCCCATCGATGTGCCCATTAATTGCAAAGAAAAAACTCAGATGCAAAATGGTTATGATATTGAATTTTAA
- the atoD gene encoding succinyl-CoA--3-ketoacid-CoA transferase, whose protein sequence is MINKVVANADEAIKDIKDGMTLMLGGFGLCGIPENCIAALVRKGVKNLTCISNNAGVDDFGIGLMLQNKQVKKMIASYVGENDLFEQQLLSGELEVELIPQGTLATRLLAAGYGMPAIWTPAGVGTEVEKGKEKRKFTFYGQEKEYLLEYALEADFALVKAYKGDTMGNLIFRKTARNFNPLMAMAAKTTIAEVEILVPAGELDPDEIHTPGIFVHRIFQGEKYEKRIEQRTVIKKS, encoded by the coding sequence ATGATAAACAAAGTAGTTGCCAATGCCGACGAAGCCATCAAAGACATCAAAGACGGAATGACTTTGATGTTGGGTGGTTTTGGACTTTGCGGAATTCCTGAAAATTGTATTGCTGCCCTGGTGCGAAAAGGAGTGAAGAACCTGACCTGCATCTCGAACAATGCCGGGGTGGATGATTTTGGGATAGGACTCATGTTGCAAAACAAACAAGTGAAAAAAATGATTGCTTCGTATGTGGGCGAAAATGATTTGTTTGAGCAACAACTGTTATCCGGTGAGCTCGAAGTTGAACTCATTCCACAAGGCACATTAGCCACAAGGTTGCTTGCGGCCGGTTATGGGATGCCTGCCATTTGGACACCCGCAGGGGTTGGGACAGAGGTAGAAAAAGGCAAAGAAAAACGTAAGTTTACATTTTACGGTCAAGAAAAAGAATATTTATTGGAATATGCCCTGGAAGCCGATTTTGCTTTGGTCAAGGCCTACAAGGGAGATACAATGGGTAATTTGATTTTCCGTAAAACTGCAAGAAATTTTAACCCATTGATGGCAATGGCTGCAAAAACAACAATTGCCGAAGTGGAAATTTTGGTACCTGCCGGAGAGCTTGACCCGGACGAAATACATACTCCCGGCATTTTTGTACATCGTATATTCCAAGGAGAAAAATATGAAAAAAGAATTGAGCAAAGAACCGTAATCAAAAAATCATAG
- a CDS encoding gliding motility lipoprotein GldH, which yields MINIPTLNRISIITLLVVLAACDKTRVFEKNLPVEGDGWHKDSTAYFYWEIEDTANFYNVLINVRHLTGYSYRNLYLFIDWYSPSKKHARDTFNIILADEKGKWLGEGSGNVRFRTAPYKIGVKFPEPGRYVLKIKQAMRHEQLKGILDLGVRVEKGVPLTNQYEN from the coding sequence GTGATAAACATACCGACTTTAAATAGGATATCGATAATAACATTATTGGTGGTTTTGGCCGCTTGTGATAAAACAAGAGTATTTGAAAAAAACTTGCCTGTGGAAGGTGATGGATGGCATAAAGACAGCACTGCTTATTTTTATTGGGAAATAGAAGACACTGCAAATTTTTACAATGTTTTGATCAATGTGCGTCATCTGACCGGCTACTCTTATCGCAATCTCTATCTTTTTATCGATTGGTATTCGCCGTCAAAGAAGCATGCGAGAGACACATTCAACATTATACTTGCTGACGAGAAAGGCAAATGGTTGGGAGAAGGGTCAGGGAACGTCAGATTTCGTACTGCACCATATAAAATTGGTGTGAAATTTCCGGAACCGGGCAGGTATGTTTTAAAAATCAAACAGGCCATGCGTCATGAACAGTTAAAAGGAATACTCGATTTGGGAGTGCGTGTTGAAAAAGGTGTACCTTTAACAAATCAATATGAAAATTAA
- the fjo17 gene encoding hypothetical protein → MACGTCFKNKDIIKNGGYRQSGGCGNCSSDKLTVFNWLAGISDPSVDGPAWVEVRFKNSRKNYYINPEKLPVKEGDVVAVEAQTGHDIGVVSLTGPLVLRQMARKNIAADEKNAKKIYRIARQKDIDIWQEAIKLEESTKKRAREIAASMGLVMKINDVEYQGDKTKATFYYTAEGRVDFRELIKVYAREFKVKIEMRQIGMRQEAARLGGIGSCGRELCCSTWLTDFRSVNTQAARYQQLAFNPSKLTGQCGKLKCCLNYELDQYVEALNEFPDTEIKLQTKAGTAVFQKLDVFKKKMWYAYEHDPYNFIELDLNRVKEIIELNKKNIIPDQLKELTSVTMPEDPGFTNVVGQDSVDRFDKKNKRKKKKRSSNRNKGNKQ, encoded by the coding sequence ATGGCTTGCGGAACTTGTTTTAAAAATAAAGACATTATAAAAAATGGTGGATACCGTCAGTCCGGAGGATGTGGCAATTGTAGTTCAGATAAATTGACCGTATTCAATTGGCTTGCCGGCATATCCGACCCTTCGGTCGATGGGCCGGCCTGGGTTGAAGTAAGGTTTAAAAACTCAAGGAAAAATTATTACATCAACCCGGAAAAATTGCCGGTGAAAGAAGGGGATGTGGTTGCCGTGGAAGCACAAACAGGACATGATATTGGCGTGGTTTCATTGACCGGTCCTTTGGTGTTGCGTCAAATGGCAAGAAAAAACATAGCCGCAGACGAAAAAAATGCAAAAAAAATATATAGAATAGCCCGACAAAAAGATATTGATATTTGGCAAGAAGCAATAAAATTGGAAGAATCGACCAAAAAACGCGCCCGGGAGATTGCTGCATCCATGGGATTGGTGATGAAGATCAACGATGTGGAATATCAAGGAGATAAAACAAAAGCCACTTTTTATTATACCGCCGAAGGAAGAGTTGATTTCAGGGAGTTGATCAAGGTGTATGCGAGGGAATTCAAGGTTAAGATTGAAATGCGTCAAATCGGGATGCGTCAAGAAGCGGCAAGGTTAGGGGGCATAGGAAGTTGTGGCAGAGAGCTGTGTTGTTCTACCTGGCTTACCGATTTCCGTTCGGTCAATACACAGGCAGCCCGATATCAACAATTGGCATTCAACCCTTCAAAACTCACCGGTCAGTGCGGGAAATTGAAATGCTGCTTGAATTATGAATTGGACCAGTATGTCGAAGCATTAAATGAATTTCCCGATACCGAAATAAAACTTCAAACAAAAGCAGGTACGGCGGTTTTTCAAAAATTGGATGTGTTTAAAAAGAAAATGTGGTATGCATATGAACATGATCCGTATAACTTTATAGAACTGGATCTAAACCGGGTAAAAGAAATCATCGAATTGAACAAAAAAAATATCATTCCCGATCAATTGAAAGAATTAACTTCGGTGACGATGCCGGAAGACCCCGGCTTTACCAATGTTGTGGGGCAGGATAGTGTGGATCGTTTTGACAAAAAAAATAAAAGAAAAAAGAAAAAACGATCGTCAAACAGAAATAAAGGAAACAAGCAGTGA
- a CDS encoding DNA polymerase III subunit delta: MDKFLLKNIPGQRQALANFIRMNQTGKLPHAMILIGPEGSGDPYMPLAMAAYLMCQNNEHGDACGVCANCKKTAAFSHPDLIQVFPVTTTKEVKSKPTADQFLHKWKEFVAAYPFAGLTKWLEFIGSENKQGNISVEESQRVVKALQLKSYEGGKRVIFIWHADRMNIAAANKLLKVLEEPPENTYFILTTHHAEDILPTILSRLQIIRLKPFDHDEVMAFLKTQYDIQNEQALKELVNMAEGNLAQLVEWINNDTGRESYFEKMRSFLLDAYYLKFHEMSTFADEMSKWPKEKQKNFMLYIMSVFRKILRQQFDSGIFMVSNDTEKNFIEKLSQQIDRQLWLEMLDRMDLYYMWLERNVNAKMIWMDFGIRFIALMRTKKLTFA, translated from the coding sequence ATGGACAAGTTTTTATTAAAAAATATACCCGGTCAGAGACAGGCATTGGCAAACTTCATCCGCATGAATCAAACGGGAAAACTGCCACATGCCATGATTTTGATTGGTCCCGAAGGAAGTGGAGATCCGTATATGCCATTGGCCATGGCGGCATATTTGATGTGTCAAAACAATGAGCATGGCGATGCTTGTGGGGTATGTGCAAATTGTAAAAAAACTGCTGCTTTTTCGCATCCTGATTTGATACAGGTGTTTCCGGTAACGACCACAAAAGAGGTGAAATCCAAACCTACAGCCGATCAATTCCTGCATAAGTGGAAAGAGTTTGTAGCCGCATATCCTTTTGCCGGATTGACCAAATGGTTGGAGTTTATCGGTTCAGAAAACAAGCAAGGAAACATCTCTGTAGAAGAAAGTCAACGGGTGGTCAAAGCCCTGCAATTGAAAAGCTACGAAGGAGGTAAAAGGGTCATTTTTATTTGGCATGCAGACAGAATGAACATAGCAGCGGCAAACAAATTGCTCAAAGTGTTGGAAGAACCGCCCGAAAACACTTATTTTATACTCACAACCCATCATGCTGAAGATATTCTTCCAACCATCCTGTCGCGTTTGCAAATAATACGTCTGAAACCGTTTGATCATGATGAAGTGATGGCTTTTCTCAAAACACAATATGATATACAAAACGAACAGGCATTGAAAGAATTGGTCAATATGGCTGAGGGCAATCTGGCTCAATTGGTCGAATGGATAAATAACGATACCGGCCGCGAATCGTATTTTGAAAAAATGCGTTCGTTTCTTTTGGATGCCTATTATCTGAAATTTCATGAGATGTCCACTTTTGCCGATGAAATGAGTAAATGGCCAAAAGAAAAACAGAAAAATTTTATGTTGTATATCATGAGTGTTTTTAGAAAAATATTACGTCAGCAATTTGATTCGGGCATTTTTATGGTATCTAACGATACAGAAAAAAATTTTATAGAAAAATTATCACAGCAAATAGACAGGCAATTGTGGTTGGAAATGTTGGACCGCATGGATCTTTACTATATGTGGCTGGAAAGAAACGTAAATGCAAAAATGATTTGGATGGATTTTGGGATAAGATTTATCGCATTGATGCGTACAAAAAAACTTACATTTGCCTGA